Proteins from one Panicum virgatum strain AP13 chromosome 7K, P.virgatum_v5, whole genome shotgun sequence genomic window:
- the LOC120639802 gene encoding germin-like protein 8-3 gives MAFSSSTKLLLITAFFALASWQQVIAFDPSPLQDFCVADMKSPVRVNGFPCKDPMAVTPDDFFNAAMLDQPRNTMNKFGSLVTNINVTQFPGLNTLGISYARIDYAPLGVNTPHLHPRATELLTVLEGTLYLGFVTSNPNRLFSKVVKKGDVFVFPKAMIHFQMNLDHEKPAAALSSLSSQNPGVITIASAVFGSKPPISDDVLAKAFQVEKKLIDWLQNQFWENTNY, from the exons ATGGCTTTCTCTTCTTCCACCAAGCTTCTCCTCATCACGGCCTTCTTCGCACTGGCCTCGTGGCAACAGGTCATCGCCTTTGATCCTAGCCCTCTCCAAGACTTCTGTGTGGCTGACATGAAATCGCCTG TGCGTGTGAATGGGTTTCCATGCAAGGACCCGATGGCCGTCACCCCGGACGACTTCTTCAACGCGGCCATGCTCGACCAGCCACGGAACACCATGAACAAGTTCGGCTCCCTCGTCACCAACATCAACGTCACGCAGTTCCCGGGCCTCAACACCCTCGGCATCTCGTACGCGCGCATCGACTACGCGCCACTGGGCGTCAACACGCCCCACCTCCACCCCCGCGCCACCGAGCTCCTCACCGTGCTCGAGGGGACGCTCTACCTCGGCTTCGTCACCTCCAACCCTAACAGGCTCTTCTCCAAGGTGGTCAAGAAGGGTGACGTGTTCGTGTTCCCCAAGGCGATGATCCACTTCCAGATGAACCTGGACCATGAGAAGCCTGCGGCAGCGCTGTCCTCGCTCAGCAGCCAGAACCCAGGGGTTATTACCATTGCCAGTGCGGTCTTTGGATCGAAGCCGCCCATCTCGGACGATGTTTTGGCCAAGGCGTTCCAGGTCGAGAAGAAACTCATAGATTGGCTGCAGAATCAGTTCTGGGAGAATACCAACTACTAA
- the LOC120642894 gene encoding uncharacterized protein LOC120642894, with amino-acid sequence MPPPPGLDQVRVDPRRPCPRRDFSQDDEETVVEEAEVDSSSEDDTVLSQYVMKKRQDKAGSSAGSSKRPAENLEDDVPQPPRKKRNTVRKHAVRVTVNPDGTPLQTAAGAGQPSGAAQEPSTSTVEIIEVEDDVAKPAGLRSHEDQPAATEITGMPQEQQRPSSPVVKTAKTMPSHQAPEPSSDEEEDVPHLGEGFH; translated from the exons ATGCCACCTCCGCCAGGGTTAGACCAAGTCCGCGTGGATCCGCGGAGACCGTGCCCCAGGCGCGACTTCTCACAGGATGACGAAGAGACCGTGGTGGAGGAAGCAGAGGTAGACTCAAGCAGTGAAGACGACACTGTCTTGAGTCAATATGTTATGAAGAAGCGGCAAGATAAAGCCGGCAGCTCTGCTGGATCATCAAAGAGGCCAGCGGAAAACTTGGAGGATGACGTCCCTCAACCGCCTCGGAAGAAGAGGAACACGGTGAGGAAACACGCGGTTAGAGTGACCGTAAACCCCGATGGCACACCATTGCAG ACTGCCGCAGGTGCTGGGCAACCGTCAGGAGCCGCCCAGGAGCCGTCGACAAGCACTGTGGAGATCATCGAGGTGGAGGATGATGTCGCCAAGCCTGCTGGATTAAGGTCACATGAAGACCAGCCAGCAGCGACAGAGATAACGGGAATGCCGCAGGAACAGCAGCGGCCTTCGTCACCGGTGGTCAAGACGGCGAAGACCATGCCTAGTCATCAGGCACCGGAGCCGTCAtcagatgaagaggaggatgTGCCACACCTCGGAGAAGGGTTTCATTGA
- the LOC120639803 gene encoding uncharacterized protein LOC120639803, with translation MAWRAVEDVIEKSRQKSEMLRDVGDAILRAEKLEEELKKAKQQASNLQIRLDRNAVEYRNEVQVLTAAKDGLVDQNKSLTAQKNELVEKNKKLRQKETELKNSVAQLNDEVTNWKAGFYREKDHREQLEADIYVLNMELERELQLHFDGETDLVNCMQTIRSLNDDLELLRRSMKELTEAAEPVANLFEPRKPGVEVRPLVDRLKDTPGRLKAYLQRLRKSIPQQVLSFLKSFYPAADVSVIAGGVAGDCSDEKLKELMREVESVAEKVASHINLK, from the exons ATGGCCTGGCGAGCTGTTGAG GATGTAATAGAGAAATCCAGGCAGAAGTCTGAAATGCTGCGTGACGTTGGTGATGCTATCCTCCGAGCAGAGAAACTTGAAGAGGAACTAAAGAAAGCCaagcagcaagcttcaaatCTCCAAATACGGCTGGACAGGAACGCTGTGGAGTACCGCAACGAAGTCCAGGTGTTGACCGCTGCGAAAGACGGGCTCGTGGACCAGAACAAGTCGTTGACAGCCCAGAAGAACGAGCTCgttgagaagaacaagaaattACGCCAGAAGGAAACTG AATTGAAAAATTCCGTGGCGCAGCTCAACGACGAAGTCACCAACTGGAAGGCCGGCTTCTACCGGGAAAAGGATCATCGCGAACAGCTTGAGGCAGATATCTACGTGCTGAACATGGAACTCGAGCGAGAATTGCAGCTGCACTTTGACGGCGAGACTGATCTGGTGAACTGCATGCAGACCATCCGAAGTCTCAACGACGATCTCGAGCTGCTGAGGAGGTCGATGAAGGAGCTGACAGAGGCGGCGGAGCCTGTTGCCAATCTCTTCGAGCCTCGGAAGCCCGGTGTCGAAGTGCGGCCGTTGGTGGACCGTCTGAAGGATACTCCAGGAAGGCTGAAGGCGTATCTGCAGCGGCTGAGGAAGTCAATTCCTCAGCAAGTCTTGAGCTTCCTGAAGTCCTTTTACCCGGCAGCAGACGTGTCGGTGATAGCAGGAGGCGTGGCTGGCGATTGCTCCGATGAGAAGCTCAAAGAACTCATGCGAGAAGTAGAGTCAGTCGCTGAGAAGGTCGCCAGTCACATCAACCTGAAGTAG